One genomic window of Micropterus dolomieu isolate WLL.071019.BEF.003 ecotype Adirondacks linkage group LG14, ASM2129224v1, whole genome shotgun sequence includes the following:
- the si:dkey-191m6.4 gene encoding rho GTPase-activating protein 22 isoform X2 — MGPVCCKPDRLKKQHLQGGTGEKDRAPISHESFLLMANSQTDMDDWVKAIRRVIWAPFGGGIFGQRLEDTVQYEKKFGPRLAPLLVEQCVDFIRERGLDEEGLFRMPGQANLVKELQEAFDCGDKPLFDSNTDIHTVASLLKLYLRELPEPVIPFSKYEDFLTCAQLLAKDEEEGVQELGNQVSTLPLPNYNLLKYICKFLDEVQSHCTENKMSVQNLATVFGPNILRPKMEDPVTIMEGTSLVQHLMTILIREHNRLYSGREQEGPILPQTELPLQGHQLQHRSLGAWISEEDLQSCSVSVPDQELHSSASSLDAKLCAAITPTQTPNLNPGPKLGSPSGKGETVVSPSKQAKAIPSWKYTFKSSSAPRSQPQAKQSSSGGSVAEITSVSSGGGGGGGSGGNWLMNGLSSLRGHRRTSSGERSARDRDSSGSSQRLSTYDNVTSSSSMGSVPSVASTPWSTSSCEISVPDSGSEPSASQNCGAVGESGEKGEWMESRKEIDRGRVGGMTTDPSSEQDSCEAMELCSSSAACSENGNMAVAARVPSIVMSEDGDGTNLTLSTLVEGLKDELRKQKTAYESRIQKLEQSSAALSTQMERLEQEMEQERKKQRMLEIKLRNSERAREDAENRNRLLEKEMEDFFSTLGDLALGARTSDI; from the exons GGATATTTGGACAGCGTTTGGAGGACACAGTGCAGTATGAGAAGAAGTTTGGCCCCCGGCTGGCCCCCCTGCTGGTGGAGCAGTGTGTGGACTTCATCAGGGAGAGAGGTTTAGACGAGGAGGGTCTCTTTCGGATGCCAGGGCAGGCCAACTTGGTCAAAGAGCTGCAGGAGGCCTTCGACTGCGGCGACAAGCCTCTGTTTGACAG TAATACAGACATCCACACGGTGGCATCCTTGCTAAAGCTGTACCTGCGAGAGCTGCCAGAACCGGTCATTCCCTTCTCCAAATATGAAGACTTCCTAACGTGCGCACAGCTTTTGGccaaagatgaggaggag GGGGTCCAGGAGCTTGGAAATCAAGTTAGCACTCTACCTCTACCTAACTACAATCTTCTCAAGTATATATGCAA ATTCCTTGATGAGGTCCAGTCCCACTGTACTGAGAACAAGATGAGTGTCCAGAACCTCGCCACAGTATTTGGACCAAATATCCTTCGACCCAAGATGGAGGACCCAGTCACTATCATGGAAG GCACCTCTCTGGTCCAGCACCTGATGACAATCCTCATTAGGGAACACAACCGTTTGTACTCAGGGAGGGAGCAGGAGGGACCCATTTTACCCCAAACAGAGCTCCCTCTCCAGGGTCATCAGCTCCAGCATCGCAGCCTGGGAGCCTGGATCTCAGAGGAAGACCTACAGAGCTGCTCAGTCTCGGTCCCCGACCAAGAACTACACAGCAGCGCCTCATCTCTGGATGCCAAACTGTGTGCAGCCATCACTCCCACCCAGACACCTAACCTGAACCCTGGACCAAAACTGGGGTCTCCATCTGGGAAAGGGGAGACGGTGGTCAGTCCGAGTAAACAAGCAAAGGCCATTCCCTCCTGGAAATATACTTTTAAGAGCTCCTCGGCGCCTCGTTCCCAGCCGCAAGCCAAGCAAAGCAGCAGTGGCGGCTCTGTGGCTGAAATCACTAGTGTATCATCTGGTGGCGGAGGGGGAGGTGGAAGTGGAGGTAACTGGCTCATGAACGGTTTGTCCTCCTTGAGGGGACACCGGCGCACGTCGTCAGGTGAGCGGTCTGCTCGTGATCGTGACTCATCCGGCTCCTCACAGAGACTGTCCACCTACGACAATGTCACCTCTTCCTCCAGCATGGGGAGCGTTCCAAGTGTAGCCAGCACACCTTGGTCCACTTCCTCCTGTGAAATCTCCGTCCCTGACTCAGGAAGTGAGCCCTCGGCGAGCCAGAACTGCGGAGCAGTGGGTGAAAGTGGGGAAAAGGGGGAATGGATGGAGAGCCGGAAAGAGATTGACAGAGGAAGGGTGGGAGGGATGACGACAGACCCGAGCTCTGAGCAGGACAGTTGTGAGGCCATGGAGCTGTGCAGCAGCAGCGCAGCCTGCAGCGAGAATGGAAACATGGCTGTGGCAGCCAGGGTGCCGTCCATTGTCATGTCTGAGGATGGAGACGGGACTAATCTAACACTGAGCACTCTGGTGGAAGGACTGAAGGACGAGTTGAGGAAACAGAAGACCGCATATGAGTCCAGAATCCAAAA ACTGGAGCAGTCGAGTGCTGCTCTGAGTACACAGATGGAGCGTTTGGAACAAGAGATGGAGCAGGAAAGGAAGAAGCAACGCATGCTGGAGATCAAACTACGAAACTCGGAACGGGCACGGGAGGATGCAGAGAACCGCAACCGGCTTCTAGAGAAAGAAATGGAGGATTTCTTTTCCACACTGGGAGATCTGGCCCTGGGTGCAAGGACTAGTGACATTTGA